In Scyliorhinus canicula unplaced genomic scaffold, sScyCan1.1, whole genome shotgun sequence, one DNA window encodes the following:
- the LOC119960285 gene encoding zinc finger protein 383-like translates to MEGKNTVHIVEKSWKCGDCGKRFIYPSALETHRRIHTGERPFICSECGKGFTDSSTLLTHQQIHTDKTSFKCPDCGKCFKSSRNLMLHQRIHTDERPFRCSHCGTGFRRSSQLTVHRRIHTGERPFTCSECGKGFTQSSDLLRHQQVHTGEKPFKCPVCRKCYKSSEDLMYHQRVHTDERPFSCSHCATRFRQSFELTAHQRIHTGERPFTCSDCGKRFTQSSNLLRHHRVHK, encoded by the coding sequence ATGGAAGGAAAAAACACCGTTCACATTGTGGAGAAATcgtggaaatgtggagactgtgggaagagattcatttacccatctgcactggaaactcatcgacgcattcacaccggagagaggccgttcatctgctccgagtgtggaaaaggattcactgattcatccaccctgctgacacaccagcaaattcacactgacaAGACAtcatttaaatgtccagactgtgggaagtgcttcAAAAGTTCCAGGAATCTGATGCtgcatcaacgtattcacactgacgagagaccattcagATGCTCTCATTGTGGAactgggttcaggcgatcatcACAACTGACAGTACAccggcgaattcacactggggagaggccgttcacctgctccgagtgtgggaagggattcactcagtcgtctgatctgctgagacaccagcaagttcacactggggagaaaccatttaaATGCCCAGTCTGCAGGAAGTGTTATAAAAGTTCTGAGGATCTAATGTACCATCAGCgcgttcacactgacgagagaccgttcagctgctctcactgtgcgACTAGATTCAGGCAATCGTTTGAGCTCAccgcacaccagcgaattcacacaggagagaggcccttcacctgctccgattgtgggaagagattcactcagtcatccaacctactGAGACACCACCGAGTTCACAAGTAA